The Fusarium poae strain DAOMC 252244 chromosome 2, whole genome shotgun sequence nucleotide sequence CTTTCCACTCGCCGAGTCAATCAAGTTGTAAAGTATACTCTACCTGGAAGTCAGTTCGCAACATTGTCGCGCCAATGGCAAACCGCGACCAGTTTACtttgcctacctacctcaAAGTGTATTCCTGATAGATAAGGCGTTGTTTAGGGGACCATGTGTAGAAGGCACACTCCAGCTCCCCATGAGCCAAGCAACGAGTATCTTTCGCGGAAGGAAGGCAATTTACGTTCAGCCTCGAACCAAACATCCAACTTCAGAGCTTCAAACTTGTCCTCAGAGATACTACAAAGCATCGTTTCTTCGGCTACTCTCATCATTACGCCATCAAACTAAACAATCACATCTACTATAATGCCCGTCTACCACAACACCCTCTTCATCGAAGGCTTAAGCCTAATGCCTCGCCACACCGACGACGTTCTCAAAACCTCAAACCCAAGCCCCGACACAACTCTCAAGATCGTCGCAGCAGTGTGGGCAGTTGGATGGATCATGTTTGGCGTGATCAGCGTGGTTGGTCTCAATGCGCGTGGAAGAGCTGGTTATTGGGTGCCGGAGTGGTATCTTGACTCTGAAGGGACGAAATGGGCCAAGTTGAGCGTTGCGGCTTGGTGGACTTGCGTGGTATTGTTTTGGCCGGTGATTTGGATCGTTTACCTTGTGGGAATTACGTGGAGAGCTATTCAAAGGGGGTATGGGAattggaagaagagaaagagggactgtgatggtggtgatgatgtttgAGGGTTTGGTGTTTTGGAGTTGTGGGTGTTCAGTTTTGGTCGATATCTTTTGGCTACAGTGCTTGATGCATTCGTTTCAATATCAAGCAGGATTCTTTTTCCTTTGGCATCAATTGGTTATTTGTTGAATGAGTCTTTACTCAATTAGCTTTGTTCACCCCAGATTTAGTGAGAAACAAGACTAACTAGTAGGTCGTCAACGGAAAAACCCTTGTTCCTATCTAGGACCTTTGATCCAAGGTTAGTAGCTCCAGTCTAGCTCTAGCTCCTTGTTTCTCTCTCACAGGGCCAGTATCACAAGCCTTCTATTTTCCCTCGTGTGCTTCTTTGGTTACAATTCCCTTTTCCCCAATAAATTGGAAGCAAAAAGTTGATTGGCTTTTTCCTTATCACAattgctttttttttgtgGATACTACTTGTCACTGTATCCCCTCGGCGCGTGCATTTATTTATTTGAATCTAGAACTTGACCCGACGACCAAGGAACAACACAACATTACGCATCATTggggaaaaaaaaactcAAATCTTTCGTGTTTCGGTAAATAAAACGTTTCAACAAACAACGCGTATAGATACAGGCTTATGAACACGtcgcaacaacaacaagtaCACTGCCGATAGCGGCTGTCGTCTGCTGTTGACGCGACTTTCAGAACCCTCTTTTTTTCCCACGTTTCATCTGACAGTCCAGACTCACCATGGCTTCTCCTGTTGAATCTTCACAGCCTACGCAGCAGCCGCTGGAAGGCGATACAATCTTTGTCAAGCATGCTcgtcttgatcttgatcctGCGACACCTCAAGAGATTGGCCCGCAAGACCCGATGCAGGACACATTACCCTCGACCGAGATACCAAACTCGCCCATCGATCCAAACGAATCGTTCAGTACGCAAGTCAACGAGGAACGACCACACGCTACCGTCATTCCTTCGTCTCTGACACCACCTCCTTCGACACAAGTTACCACCAGCCACAATGCCAGCCAACCTGGCCCGTCCAAACGAAAGTTCTCCGCATCTCAGCAGTCGACTCTCTGCTCTCCGCCAGCTACCATCCAAAACATCATACGCGATCGATCCAGCACGTCAGATTTTCTCCCTCCCGCTCCTCAACAAGTCCTCGATGCATCCGCAGACGAACTCCGCGTCATGCTGCAAAACGCTCTTGCGGAGCAGCAGAAGCTGAAAACCGAAGCTGCCCACTTTAAGCTGCAGTACAACCTCATGGCTCTTCAGGCCGACGACGATACTAAGCGTGCTGCCGTGGAACACGAGATGATGCGTCGCGAGGTGGAAGCGCTTCGTAATGCGGAGCACACACGACAAGCTAAAAAGGAGCTGGATTCGGCATCCGAGACGGTGCAGGCAAAGTATTTACAGATGAAAGCTTGGTATGAAGGCACGCTACAAGATCAGGAAGTCCTACAGCGTCGGTTAAAGACTGCCAAAAAGGTCATCAAGCAGAGGGAAGATGAATACAACTCCCTCGCTGAAGAGCGGGACATGTTGTTGAACAGAATACGAGAAAACAGAGAGCACATGCAGATGCTCTGCAGCCCCGGAGGTATATTTCACGCCCTAGCACCCAAACAGAGAGGCGTTGTTGTCCCGAGCTCACACGGACAGCGTGGCTCTCAGCAGCAAGCTTCCAGAACACAAGTACACAGTAGACAAGAGCATGGCCTCTCGGCTTTGTTACAGGCTATGAGCCAGGATAACAATAGCGCGCCTTCAACGCCAATGCATACTCACCGGCCCCCACCACGACACGTCGGAAAGCATAGTCGGAATGCTCAGTCAATGTCGTCTTTGCCTACAACGCCCATGAGTCGACCTGCAGGACCACATGTTGGACTTTTACCGTCGGTTAATCTTGTGCCTCAAACGGAACCTCAACGATATACGCAGCGACAATTTATTCCTACAACACCCAAATCGGAACGACAGCGACGTAGGAGTCGGGAGAGTACTATTTCGGTAGAGGACAATGAGGAGCTCGCTAGGCAGGCGCTCGAGTTGGTCTCTGTAGCTCAATCGTCCACCTCTCAGCCGTCACATTCGCAATCACGAAGCCACAATGGTGAGATCCACGACAGTCAAGCTAGTCAAGCAGCTGCAGAATTGTTACGACGAGATTCACGACAAAGCTTTGAGGTAGCGGATGCGCGAAAGATACCAGGTGCAGTGGAAAAGTCTGTTCGTATGCAGGAGAGGCTATTATCTCATCATGCCAATGGAGATGGTGATAAGCGCAAGTTTGGTGGGGGCTACAATTCAAATGAAGAGGCACGAGGTGATAACGAGAGTCCGGCCAAAAAGTCAAGAGTCGAGCCATTGACTGATAAGTTTGGGTTGGGGATTCAGTATAGGGAGTAGCATGCAGATTGCACAATGCGGAGTTTGGTTCACTATATGATGTTCACGACGGCATAGGGTACTGGGTACTGGGGCGTTGGTTGTTATTCAAGCACAATATATTGCTGATGTATGAATGGAAGATTGTTATAAAGTATGGACAAGACGTAGTTTTAGGGCATATCTAGCTAGCTAAAAGTCTGCTACAAAATAATATATCGTTCCCAGCATTCTCCGATGTCAAGTCGAATTGCCGTAAAAGAAACAATTTAATCGGGATCTCTTACCCGACCACTCTGCGCTGCGGGCAACAGCCGACACAGAAGCCGATCCGTTCCATGATCCACCCTCCGGTGGGGAGCCATCCGGAATTCGGCCGGTGAAGACAAGACCATCAGAAGTTGGGGGGGTATTTACTTACCCGGCCTTCCTTATTCTTTTAACACCGACTCATCTCATTCtctctcttcatcttggGAATCTTTTATCCTCCCTTTTCTCTATTATCAATCAGTCATCATCCTCTATACAAACAAAAACATTCTTGATACTCTTTACCTCTCTACTCCATCATTACCCCAGATTCATCACTAGCTTCAAAATGTCGGCCCGCCTCCACAAAGGCCTGTCAAGCGTTCTCGCCAAATCTCCCTCTGACACTGTCATTCTTTCTTCTGTCCGTACTCCTATTTGTCGCTCTTATAAGGGTCAATTGAAGGATGCATACCCAGAGGAACTTCTCGCCAGTGTTCTCAAAGCTACACTGAAAGCTCACCCCGAAGCACCCGTCGACGATGTCGCCGTCGGTGTTGTCCTTTCGGAACTCGGCGGCTCCAAAGCAGCACGCATGGCTCTCAACCACGTCGGTTTTAAAAACACTACCAGCTTGTACACCGTCAATCGCGCATGCTCAAGTTCTTTGCAAGCTATTGCGGCTGTGTCGGGTCAGATTCAGACTGGTATGATTGACTCTGGTATCGCGGCTGGTATGGAGAGCATGACGAGGAATTACGGGTCTAGAGCTATTCCCGTTGATGTATGGCCTGAACTGAAAGAGTCGGAGAATCATCATGCGCGGGATTGTATTATGCCTATGGGCTTGACGTCGGAGAACGTTGCTAGTCGGTATGGTGTTTCGAGAGCGGATCAGGATGCCATGGCTGTTGAATCTCACCGACGAGCTGCTCGTGCACGAAGTGAGGGTCGTTTCGCTGAGGAGATTGTTCCTGTTGAGACGAGGTTCCAGGAGGTTGATAAGCAGGGTAACAAGGTCGGCGAGGAGAAGCGCATCACTGTTACCGCAGATGATGGTATCCGTGAGGGTGTTACTATTGAGGCTCTTACCAAGCTCAAGCCCGCTTTCAAAGCAGACGGAACTTCAACAGCTGGAAACTCAAGCCAAGTCTCCGATGGTGCAGCAGCTACATTTCTCATGCGCCGAAGCACCGCCACCGCGTTAGGTCTCCAAGATCAAATCATTGGTAAATTCGTTTCTGCCGTGACAGTTGGCTGTGATCCCGATGAGATGGGTATTGGACCCGCCCTCGCAATCCCCAAGCTATTGAACCAAGTCGGTTTAACCAACGAGGATGTTTCGCGATGGGAGATTAACGAAGCGTTTGCGAGCCAAGCTCTGCACTGCGTGAGGGAGTTGGGACTTGAGGATGCGTGGGCAAAGGAAAAGGTGAATCCTGATGGTGGTGCTATTGCTCTTGGACATCCTCTTGGCGCTACTGGAGCGAGAATGACGAGTACGCTTTTGCATGGGTTGAAGAGGGATGGTGGTGAGGTTGGTGTTGTTAGTATGTGTGTTGGTACTGGTATGGGTATGGCTGGATTGTTTGTGCGGGAGTAGATTTGTTATAGTAAAGGTTATTGAATAAAAGTATCTAGAAGTGTTGTAAGCTTTTGAATCGAAGAATTATATGTCTATTGGAGCGCTCTGTATGTTTGTGTGtgcatcttgatcttgatgaaaTCGGGATGAGTGTTTTGTCTGAGATAGTGAAGTATGATGGAACTAAACCGTCACGATAAAGTATCCGATAAGCTTATCATCATGTTAAAAGTATAGTACTTGGCGCATTCTTGGTTAATGTATTCGTATTAGTACTCTCAAAGTGGAACAGGAAAGGGCATGATTTGTTGGTAAGTGGGTTGATCACGAATCCCCAAGATTTCCTAAGCTGATCAGCTGATCTACAATTTCTTGGCAATATAGTCTCAAATAACATGGTATCTGATTTCCAATAGATTCTGTTGAATATGCATGTTTTGTTGTATTCTTCATGTCGTCCCGTAAAATTCGTCCATCTGAACCCCTGCAGGGTAATCAACGTGGCTTGCAGAAGGCTTGCAGAAGGCTTGCAGAAGGCTTGCAGAACAAAAAGCAGGGCAACCAACAGCTGGAATGCGTGCATTATTATTTGTGTTAGTTATATCTACTGGAAACATTTCTTTTTTCACCGCTCTATCTCCCTTGAACAGTTTCGCTACCCCCATTAACCCGCCATCAATAACAATTCCAGCCCATGACCCAGTAATTCGTACCCTAAACGCCCGCAAGCAAATAGACCAATGTCTATTTCACTTCGATATCAATGATGTTCGACTTGTAAGAACCCGTTAGAGTTCCATTGATGGGTGTACCTTCTTCAAGTTCACTGGGATCAATACCCTCCTTTTCTCGCGGCCACACAGCAATCCACGTCCCCTTTAATTGAACCGTCGCTCCCTCAAATACATTGTCCATAGGAACAACAGGTTCTTGGAGTGTAGATTCCCAAATAGCTGTTTGACCAGGTCCAATCTCAACTAGGGCATCTTCTAGAGGTGGCCACAATCTGGAAGATTCAATTTGCAGAATTTCCAAAGGCTCACTGTCGCCTTTGGGGGTGATGTACAGCGTACCCATTTGAATAGCTAGAGCATCCAACGGTGAGCCGTAGTTAAGAATGGTGACTGGGTGATCATTGTTGTTTTTCACAGCTGTGCGCATGAGAACAGGGTTCTTTTCCTCTTGTTGAATGATAACCTCAAGATTGCGTAGCGCTAGAGGTGTTGTGAATGATTGCGTTACTGATGTGACTGATTCTGTGGGTGTAAAGATGGCGATGAAGATTATGGCTGCTAATACGCCTAGAAATAGACGTAGAACTGGAGAAGccatttttgtttttttggtGAGATGAGTGATGTGTTGAAGTAACGTCAAGTAGGtagtgagtgagtgatgaTAAAAGAACAAGGGATTGTTGTTTCAGTCAACGTCTTGAGTATAAAGAGAAGGAACAGACGTTGGTTGTGAGATGAAAGTAAAGAAAAGATTATAAGGTTAAATACGTCCCATCAAAATAACTTCAAAAAACGGGGACCCAACCGTTTGGGTATTCAAGGGAGAGTGAGAAAGAATGCAACTGTAATAAGTCAACAACGAGAAGAAACAGAGAATCCAGGGGTTCGTTCATCTGCATGGCATTCAATTCATTTCATCTCACGTGAATTACTGCGCCGCTTACTGGGATGTACACTACTAAGATACTAGATAGATGGATCCTCCCTTTTAAAAAAGGAGAGCGAGCTGAAAACCATTCTGCTTCTTGTGATATCACCTATTCTATATTAGACCAGCTGAACTATCGGATACTAAAAGGCTCATGATTCCTCAACGGGTCTGCGCTATTAGAGTTAACGATTTTTTTAGTTTATCGAATGCGCTTTGATCAAATGGTACCCTTTGCTGGGGTCTAACTGAACAGGTGATGTGCTTCATACCTACGCGAGCTGAAGTCGGGAAGAAGACACATTGACAGGGGTCTGTATACTCACATTTGAAAAAGCAAATCAATAATAAGACGAGGTCGCGTGGCCCAATGGCAAGGCGTCTGACTACGAATCAGAAGATTCTGGGTTCGATCCCCAGCGTGATCAATTTTTTGCCAGATGGACTGAATGTTATTTTCTTTTGGCGATTCAGTCAAGTTTTCTTGTCAAGTTTTCTCTTTGTTCGGTCaactctctcttctctttgatTCAAGATTGGGATACTCTGTATTATTGTTGTTGGCAAAGATTGACGTTCCTCACAGCCATCCCAAAACTTGACCTCCTAAGCGACACATGAGGCAATCGTCTTCACTAACCATGTATATATCCCCATGCTCTGAATGGCCTCAACTCTGATCCAAAGtagtttcttctttctcatgcACTTAACTCTTGCTGACCATTTATCGACTTCCCAGGCCATCGTGTCCGACATCTACCGACAATACACTTCTCCTTCGACCGCAATTGAGATCTAACTATAAAGATGTACCCTGATAGGCACCAACACTCAAAATTGTATTCGCTGATCTTCTCGGGTATAGTGAGCTACCGCGCGCACAGATAATCGCTCAGATCTTGGGCAGGTGACTTGCAGCAAAGGAGGCCTCTGCGCTGATACACCATTGAAGTACCAAAGCACAGGTGTTGGTTCTGTAAATTGGCACTTCATGGTATTCTCAACTTATATGAAACATGGATAGAAAAATAGTTGCAGTTGCTCGGGCTATGACCGCAAAAGCAGAGGCAACATCAAAGTCATTCAAGCTCACCTTCGTCAGTGTGCATGGGGTAATGTGTTACAACCCAGTCTTATACATAAAGTAGGGAATGTTTGCTGCCCTCCATGCAGGCTTGTTCAAGGGGAACAGCTCGGACACGTTGAACAGATCAGATTCTTGAACTTGACTCTGGTGGATTTGACTCAGGTCTTATCCCGACCCAGGACCTTTCCTCGTTGGGAAATATCACGACATACTTGCACACGGAGACAGTTTGAGGCCATGTGATAGGAAAGAAAGAGTTGCACGAGTAGGCACTCGAGGGATGACCATGAAGATACCGTGGACCTGGTGTTGAGTTGTCGACCTGTTGGACTGCAAAGGCAAACACTCAAAGGTTGTGTCGCCCAATCTCATTAATTGAGTTAAGTCAACGTGCAATTCGAGTCAGTCAATATCGAGGACGGTACGAGGTGTGCGCTCTGTGTCCTCAGCGTTCCGCAAATGTTAACTACATTGAACAATCACCGGAAGATTGATCAATTTGATACAACCCCCAGATTGTCCGTCTCGGCAAAGTAGCTATATTGACCAGCCTCAACCATCTCTGGCATCCACGTGCCTGCACAAACAAGTATCAAGGGTCAGACAACTTGGCTAGCGTGAGCACAAGAGACCATTAATCCAGACACTCTATGACGAGTATCATCTCCAGACTTTCACTTCTTGTCAACCCAGCTTACGACTCGATCTTCAATCTGTTTGACAAGCACTCTCAATCTCCCGAATAACTAACTTACACTCATACCCGACAATGCCAAGTACAATCTCCCTTGTTGAACAGGTCAACCTTGTTATCTTAATACGATCTTTAATACCATTGAAGAATTTATCCGATCTAAATTTCGCAACTCTTGTTGTTTAGACTCAAATTCTGACATGTTCCTTTTTTCTTGGTGGGGTCACGCCCTCATCCTTGTGACGATGCTACAATCTGTGTTTCGGCTTAAGGTGAGACAGGCGATTTGGGCATGACGCCCGGACCGGCACTTGATCCTTTGATAATTTAG carries:
- a CDS encoding hypothetical protein (TransMembrane:2 (i37-57o85-111i)), with product MPVYHNTLFIEGLSLMPRHTDDVLKTSNPSPDTTLKIVAAVWAVGWIMFGVISVVGLNARGRAGYWVPEWYLDSEGTKWAKLSVAAWWTCVVLFWPVIWIVYLVGITWRAIQRGYGNWKKRKRDCDGGDDV
- a CDS encoding hypothetical protein (SECRETED:SignalP(1-27)); the encoded protein is MASPVLRLFLGVLAAIIFIAIFTPTESVTSVTQSFTTPLALRNLEVIIQQEEKNPVLMRTAVKNNNDHPVTILNYGSPLDALAIQMGTLYITPKGDSEPLEILQIESSRLWPPLEDALVEIGPGQTAIWESTLQEPVVPMDNVFEGATVQLKGTWIAVWPREKEGIDPSELEEGTPINGTLTGSYKSNIIDIEVK
- a CDS encoding hypothetical protein (BUSCO:32278at5125) is translated as MASPVESSQPTQQPLEGDTIFVKHARLDLDPATPQEIGPQDPMQDTLPSTEIPNSPIDPNESFSTQVNEERPHATVIPSSLTPPPSTQVTTSHNASQPGPSKRKFSASQQSTLCSPPATIQNIIRDRSSTSDFLPPAPQQVLDASADELRVMLQNALAEQQKLKTEAAHFKLQYNLMALQADDDTKRAAVEHEMMRREVEALRNAEHTRQAKKELDSASETVQAKYLQMKAWYEGTLQDQEVLQRRLKTAKKVIKQREDEYNSLAEERDMLLNRIRENREHMQMLCSPGGIFHALAPKQRGVVVPSSHGQRGSQQQASRTQVHSRQEHGLSALLQAMSQDNNSAPSTPMHTHRPPPRHVGKHSRNAQSMSSLPTTPMSRPAGPHVGLLPSVNLVPQTEPQRYTQRQFIPTTPKSERQRRRSRESTISVEDNEELARQALELVSVAQSSTSQPSHSQSRSHNGEIHDSQASQAAAELLRRDSRQSFEVADARKIPGAVEKSVRMQERLLSHHANGDGDKRKFGGGYNSNEEARGDNESPAKKSRVEPLTDKFGLGIQYRE